In Amycolatopsis sp. FBCC-B4732, the genomic stretch GAAGGTGATCTTCATCCAGGCGAAGACGAGCGAATCGTACGACTCGAAGCTCGTCGCGAAGTTCCTCCACGGAGTGGAGGCTGTGACGAAGTACGCGATGAAGCCGCGGAGCCTGGCACTGCCCCCGCGCTTGGTAGACCTGGCGAACCTGATCGACCGGATCGCGGAGAACGGCGACAAGTTCCAAGACAGCAGGATCCCGTGCGAGCTCTACTACGTGACGACGAGTTCGAACGACGGGGCTGGGGTGCAAGCCGAACTCCAGGTCACGGAGGCGATCTCCCGCATCCGCGAAATCGGTGTGTACTCCGAAGGGGTGAAGCTCCGCACTCATGGGCACGAGGAGCTCTCCGCCAAGCAGAAAGAGCGGCACGGACCGCAGAAGGTGCAGTTCAACTTCGAGAAGCGCCAGACGATTCCGGCCACTGACAGGGTGAGTGAAGCCTACATCGGGCTCGTCTCCGCGAGCGAACTCCTGAAACTCCTCAAGGACGATTCCGGCGAAGTGCGCGCCGGGATCTTCGACGACAACGTCCGTCTCGACCTGGGTTCCCACAACCCGGTGAACAGCCGGATCATGGCGACGCTTCAGTCGGCGGAGCGTGAGCACTTCCCCTTCTTGAACAACGGTTTGACGATCATCGCCACGGAGCTGCGCGGGGCTGGGGACAGGTTCTTCATCTCCGGCTATCAGATCGTGAACGGCGGGCAGACGAGTCACCAGCTCATGCGATGGGCTGAGACGGACGAGGTCAAAAATTCTCGTGAGCTGCTCGCCGACCTCTGGATCCCGGTCAAGATCGTGAGTTCGAACGACGCGACCGTTCGCACGAGTGTGTCGATCGCGACCAACCTGCAGACCGCTATCGGGTCTTCGGACATCCAAGCCAGTTCCCAGATGGCGAAGAACGTCGAAGAGTACTTCGCCCAGTCGGGGCCGGACGGGCTGCGCTACGAGCGCCAGAACCGCGGCACGATACTCGAGTTCGCCCGGACACGTGTGGTGACGACGCCCGAGCTGAACCGCGCTGTCGCCGCCACCCTGTTCGGGGAGTCCTCCCAAGCGATCGGGTCTCCGAAAGACCTCGAGGTGGAAGACGCGTTCGTGTGGGGTGACTACCCCGAGGACACCTACTACTACGCCGCGTGGATCTTGTACCGCATCGACCGGTACTTCGCGCGCACGCCGGAATCGACGACCTTGAAGGCTGCCAAGTACCACATCGCGATGATGGTTTCGGCGATCATCAACCCGGAACTCATCCCGGTCTTCGA encodes the following:
- a CDS encoding AIPR family protein encodes the protein MHTLTSKRVAKFSRDFGFGGSESEQFERYVAANYLFQYVGDSVELIENSVLGGGSDEGIDIAAVVVNGGIVSEPAEIDELIADQGANSAKVIFIQAKTSESYDSKLVAKFLHGVEAVTKYAMKPRSLALPPRLVDLANLIDRIAENGDKFQDSRIPCELYYVTTSSNDGAGVQAELQVTEAISRIREIGVYSEGVKLRTHGHEELSAKQKERHGPQKVQFNFEKRQTIPATDRVSEAYIGLVSASELLKLLKDDSGEVRAGIFDDNVRLDLGSHNPVNSRIMATLQSAEREHFPFLNNGLTIIATELRGAGDRFFISGYQIVNGGQTSHQLMRWAETDEVKNSRELLADLWIPVKIVSSNDATVRTSVSIATNLQTAIGSSDIQASSQMAKNVEEYFAQSGPDGLRYERQNRGTILEFARTRVVTTPELNRAVAATLFGESSQAIGSPKDLEVEDAFVWGDYPEDTYYYAAWILYRIDRYFARTPESTTLKAAKYHIAMMVSAIINPELIPVFEARDVDVVAQRLKRPKRLRFGVAERKLSEEVEGAIVNAVDLTADLFRDVLDSGRSLRKDDVRSRKSQEALLQEVKALQGR